The following are encoded together in the Anaerostipes caccae L1-92 genome:
- the trpA gene encoding tryptophan synthase subunit alpha, producing the protein MRIKEAFEKRKKNGQKALITYIVSGDFGYETTKKNIMSMVNAGADIVEIGIPFSDPIAEGIVIQEASQHSLEGGTTLAGIFKMVKELRNETDTPFVMMMYLNTIYRFGTERFFDLCNECGIDGVIVPDMPFEEKDEIQGTATAHGVDNISLVTPASHDRIESIAKDAEGFLYCVSSIGVTGTRNEFSTDFDAFFDVIKKNADIPCAVGFGISGPEQAKKMSQYCDGVIVGSAIVKIISEYGEDSPKKVYEFTKSLRDALDE; encoded by the coding sequence ATGAGAATTAAAGAAGCATTTGAGAAGAGAAAGAAAAATGGACAGAAAGCGCTGATTACCTATATCGTGTCCGGTGATTTTGGATATGAGACTACTAAGAAAAATATCATGAGTATGGTAAATGCCGGTGCGGATATCGTAGAGATCGGAATTCCGTTTTCTGATCCCATAGCAGAAGGGATCGTTATCCAGGAAGCCAGCCAGCATTCGCTGGAAGGCGGAACTACGCTGGCCGGAATTTTTAAGATGGTGAAGGAACTGAGAAATGAAACGGATACACCGTTTGTGATGATGATGTACTTAAATACGATTTACCGTTTTGGGACGGAACGTTTTTTTGACCTCTGTAATGAATGCGGGATTGACGGTGTCATCGTGCCGGATATGCCGTTTGAGGAGAAGGATGAGATACAGGGAACAGCTACGGCTCATGGTGTTGACAACATCAGCCTGGTAACGCCTGCTTCTCACGACCGAATCGAATCCATTGCGAAGGACGCAGAGGGATTTTTGTACTGTGTCTCATCTATTGGTGTAACAGGGACGAGAAATGAGTTTTCCACAGACTTTGACGCATTTTTTGATGTGATTAAGAAAAACGCAGATATTCCCTGTGCGGTGGGATTTGGAATTTCAGGTCCGGAACAGGCCAAAAAGATGAGTCAGTATTGTGACGGCGTGATCGTGGGCAGCGCTATTGTAAAGATCAT
- the trpB gene encoding tryptophan synthase subunit beta, whose product MSKIGRFGDFGGQYVPEIVMNAVNELNEAYETYKNDPDFLEELHEYYKNYANRPSMLYEAKRMTKDLGGAKVFLKREDLNHTGAHKINNVLGQILLAKRMGKKRIIAETGAGQHGVATATVAALFDMECVVYMGAEDVERQSLNAYRMELLGAKVVAVQSGTRTLKDAINEAMRDWATNIETTFYCIGSVMGPHPYPTMVRDFQKIIGEETKRQMQEKEGKLPDCVIACVGGGSNAMGAFYDFVKDKNVRLVGAEAAGRGVHTIQHAATIARGSKGIFHGMKSLFLQNEEGQIDEVYSISAGLDYPGIGPEHAHLHDIGRAEYVSVTDEQAVCAFEYLTKMEGIIPAIESAHAVAAAMEIVPNMKKDESVVICLSGRGDKDVFQAARYRGVKLDEN is encoded by the coding sequence ATGAGTAAAATCGGAAGATTCGGAGATTTCGGAGGACAGTATGTGCCTGAGATCGTGATGAACGCGGTCAATGAACTGAATGAGGCATATGAAACATATAAAAATGATCCAGACTTTTTGGAAGAGCTGCATGAATATTATAAAAACTATGCAAACAGGCCGTCTATGCTTTACGAGGCAAAGCGTATGACCAAAGATCTGGGAGGTGCAAAGGTATTCCTGAAAAGGGAAGATTTAAATCACACCGGAGCCCATAAGATCAACAATGTGCTGGGGCAGATATTGCTTGCGAAGAGGATGGGCAAAAAGCGCATCATTGCCGAAACCGGAGCAGGGCAGCACGGAGTGGCCACAGCCACAGTGGCGGCGCTGTTTGATATGGAATGTGTCGTCTACATGGGAGCGGAGGACGTGGAACGCCAGAGTCTCAATGCTTATCGGATGGAACTGCTGGGAGCAAAAGTTGTGGCCGTGCAGAGCGGTACGCGAACCTTAAAAGACGCGATCAACGAAGCTATGAGAGACTGGGCTACGAATATTGAGACAACTTTTTACTGCATCGGTTCTGTTATGGGGCCTCATCCTTATCCGACCATGGTCAGGGATTTTCAGAAGATCATCGGGGAAGAGACGAAACGCCAGATGCAGGAAAAGGAAGGAAAACTTCCGGACTGTGTGATCGCCTGCGTGGGCGGCGGGAGCAATGCCATGGGAGCTTTCTATGACTTTGTAAAAGATAAGAATGTGCGCCTTGTCGGAGCCGAGGCGGCGGGAAGAGGGGTTCATACAATCCAGCATGCGGCCACGATCGCCAGGGGAAGCAAGGGTATTTTTCACGGAATGAAGAGCCTTTTTCTTCAAAATGAGGAAGGACAGATTGATGAGGTTTATTCTATTTCCGCAGGTCTTGACTATCCGGGAATCGGACCGGAACACGCCCACCTTCATGACATTGGCAGGGCAGAATATGTGAGCGTCACGGATGAACAGGCAGTATGCGCATTTGAGTACTTAACAAAGATGGAAGGGATTATTCCGGCCATTGAATCAGCCCATGCGGTAGCCGCGGCAATGGAAATTGTCCCGAATATGAAAAAGGATGAAAGTGTTGTGATCTGTCTGTCCGGCCGGGGAGACAAGGATGTGTTTCAGGCAGCAAGATATAGAGGAGTGAAGTTAGATGAGAATTAA
- a CDS encoding phosphoribosylanthranilate isomerase, translating to MKIKMCGLRRPDDIIYANECLPDYIGFVFAESRRKVSGREAKKLGEQLDPSIKKVGVFVNEPLRSLISISEEAGLDIIQLHGDEGEEYIKEVKHETGKELWKAVRVRMVKDIQEAQRLPADKLLLDSFSEESYGGTGKVMDFAVLDQADIRKPYFIAGGLTVENLPEILKKAEPYGIDISSGIETEGVKDREKMLKVIQCVRGGKDE from the coding sequence ATGAAAATTAAAATGTGCGGGCTTCGCAGACCGGACGATATAATTTACGCAAATGAGTGCCTTCCGGACTATATAGGATTCGTTTTTGCTGAGAGCAGAAGAAAAGTCAGCGGCAGAGAGGCAAAAAAATTGGGGGAACAGCTGGACCCGTCCATTAAGAAAGTCGGCGTTTTTGTAAATGAACCGCTCCGGTCCCTGATTTCCATATCAGAAGAGGCGGGACTCGACATCATTCAGCTGCACGGAGATGAAGGAGAAGAGTACATCAAAGAAGTGAAACATGAAACCGGAAAAGAACTATGGAAAGCTGTCCGGGTGAGAATGGTAAAAGATATTCAGGAGGCACAGAGACTCCCGGCGGATAAGCTCTTGCTGGACAGTTTCTCAGAAGAGTCTTATGGAGGCACGGGGAAAGTCATGGATTTTGCGGTGCTTGACCAGGCAGATATCCGGAAACCGTATTTTATAGCGGGAGGTCTTACGGTTGAGAATCTGCCGGAGATCTTAAAAAAGGCAGAGCCGTATGGGATTGATATCTCCAGCGGGATTGAGACTGAAGGGGTAAAAGACAGGGAAAAGATGCTCAAGGTAATACAGTGTGTAAGAGGAGGAAAAGATGAGTAA
- the trpC gene encoding indole-3-glycerol phosphate synthase TrpC, whose amino-acid sequence MILDDIVEKRKEQLEREKENFPLEDMKEMALHSKRVSLDFKAALKADGISIISEVKKASPSKGIISEDFRPTEQAKAYEEAGADAISCLTEEHFFKGASKYLADIRASVNLPILRKDFIFDEYQIYEAKVLGADAVLLIAAILSEVKLLKLSWLAASLGLFCLTEVHNEEELQKVIRCKCDIIGINNRDLKTFHVDLNTTKRLAKLVPYDAVLVSESGMKNGDDIKEVKEYGADAVLIGETLMRSGDIKNTINELRGSL is encoded by the coding sequence ATGATTTTAGACGATATTGTAGAGAAGAGAAAAGAACAGCTTGAGAGGGAAAAAGAAAATTTCCCTCTGGAAGATATGAAGGAGATGGCTTTACATTCCAAGAGAGTCTCCCTGGATTTTAAAGCTGCACTGAAGGCTGATGGAATTTCGATTATATCCGAAGTAAAGAAAGCGTCCCCATCCAAAGGAATCATCTCAGAAGATTTCCGTCCAACAGAGCAGGCGAAAGCCTATGAAGAAGCCGGTGCAGACGCTATTTCCTGTCTGACAGAGGAACATTTTTTTAAAGGAGCAAGTAAGTATCTGGCGGATATCAGAGCCAGCGTAAACCTGCCGATCCTGAGAAAAGACTTTATATTTGACGAATACCAGATTTATGAGGCAAAAGTGCTGGGAGCCGATGCAGTCCTGCTGATCGCTGCGATCCTTTCGGAAGTAAAACTTTTGAAGCTTTCCTGGCTGGCGGCATCTCTGGGACTGTTTTGTCTGACAGAAGTCCACAATGAGGAGGAACTTCAAAAAGTCATCCGCTGCAAATGTGATATCATCGGCATCAATAACCGGGATCTGAAAACATTTCATGTGGACTTGAATACTACGAAACGATTGGCAAAACTGGTACCGTATGATGCAGTGCTCGTCTCTGAGAGCGGCATGAAAAACGGAGACGATATAAAGGAAGTGAAAGAGTACGGAGCCGATGCGGTGCTGATCGGAGAGACTTTGATGCGTTCAGGAGATATTAAAAATACAATCAATGAACTGAGAGGAAGCCTATGA
- a CDS encoding bifunctional anthranilate synthase component II/anthranilate phosphoribosyltransferase, which yields MILLIDNYDSFTYNVCQGIGELYENIVVVRNDEITVEELAQREIEALIISPGPGYPESAGISKEAVRYFAGKVPVLGICLGHQAIGEVFGAKTVRAKTLMHGKQSKIQIDSSLPLFQGLPEIIPAARYHSLILEREGIPEVLTVAAKDDEGQIMAVKHRDYDVYGIQFHPESILTESGKAIFENFLKIAGIETKTEKKVEEMEPAQKTAMKPYLEKIVEGRHLTADEAYGAMDCIMSGGATQAQIASFVTGLRMNHETVDEITGFAKVMRAKAAVVPNETEAIDIVGTGGDLASSFNISTTSAFVIAGAGQKVAKHGNRSVSSKSGAADVLEALGAKIGLSPEQNQKCLEEVGVAFLFAQTHHGSMKYAGPVRAQLGVRSVFNILGPLANPAMTNYIVLGVYEEDLLRPMAEVMQNLGVKQAMIVYGDDCLDEISISDTTSICEIRDGKLISYKISPEEFGIPMAEKDSIKGGTSDENAVITREILTGKEQGPKRDIVLLNAGSALYTIGAAKDMKEGIEMARRSIDSGSAIEKLNQFIEFTNRY from the coding sequence ATGATTTTATTAATAGACAATTACGATTCCTTTACTTATAACGTCTGTCAGGGGATCGGCGAGCTGTATGAGAATATTGTAGTCGTCAGAAATGATGAGATTACAGTGGAAGAACTGGCACAAAGAGAGATCGAAGCGCTGATTATCTCTCCGGGACCCGGATATCCGGAATCTGCGGGTATTTCAAAGGAGGCAGTCCGGTATTTTGCAGGAAAAGTTCCGGTGCTTGGGATCTGTCTGGGACACCAGGCCATCGGTGAGGTATTCGGGGCTAAGACGGTTCGTGCCAAAACTCTGATGCACGGAAAACAGAGTAAGATTCAGATTGACAGCAGTCTTCCTCTGTTTCAGGGACTGCCGGAAATAATCCCGGCAGCCAGATACCATTCTCTGATTCTTGAGAGGGAGGGGATACCGGAAGTGCTCACGGTTGCGGCCAAAGACGATGAGGGACAGATCATGGCTGTAAAACACAGAGACTATGACGTGTACGGGATACAATTTCATCCGGAATCTATTTTGACGGAATCCGGAAAAGCAATTTTTGAAAATTTCTTAAAGATAGCAGGTATAGAGACAAAGACAGAAAAGAAGGTGGAAGAGATGGAACCGGCACAGAAAACTGCGATGAAACCATATTTAGAAAAAATTGTCGAGGGAAGACATCTGACAGCTGATGAGGCATACGGAGCTATGGACTGCATTATGTCAGGAGGCGCGACCCAGGCGCAGATCGCAAGTTTTGTCACAGGGCTGCGCATGAACCATGAGACTGTGGATGAAATTACCGGATTTGCAAAAGTCATGCGCGCGAAAGCAGCCGTTGTTCCCAATGAGACAGAGGCCATTGATATTGTAGGAACCGGCGGTGACTTGGCCAGCAGTTTTAATATCTCCACAACATCCGCATTTGTGATTGCAGGGGCGGGACAGAAGGTTGCAAAACATGGAAACCGAAGTGTCTCATCTAAAAGCGGGGCGGCCGATGTGCTGGAAGCCCTGGGTGCCAAGATCGGACTTTCTCCGGAGCAGAATCAGAAATGCCTGGAGGAGGTGGGAGTCGCCTTTCTGTTTGCACAGACACACCATGGCTCTATGAAATATGCCGGACCTGTGAGGGCCCAGCTTGGAGTGAGATCTGTATTTAACATTTTAGGGCCTCTGGCAAATCCGGCCATGACAAATTATATTGTACTGGGTGTATACGAGGAAGATCTTCTGAGACCTATGGCGGAAGTCATGCAGAATCTGGGTGTGAAGCAGGCAATGATCGTGTACGGGGATGACTGCCTGGATGAGATCTCCATATCCGATACGACCAGTATCTGTGAGATACGGGACGGGAAGCTGATTTCTTATAAGATCAGCCCGGAAGAATTCGGAATCCCTATGGCAGAAAAGGACTCCATCAAAGGAGGAACATCGGATGAAAATGCGGTGATCACAAGAGAAATTCTGACGGGAAAAGAACAGGGGCCGAAAAGGGACATCGTACTTCTCAATGCGGGAAGCGCCCTCTATACCATAGGGGCAGCAAAAGATATGAAGGAAGGAATCGAGATGGCAAGGCGGTCCATTGACTCCGGCAGTGCCATAGAAAAACTCAACCAATTCATTGAATTTACCAATCGCTATTAG
- the trpE gene encoding anthranilate synthase component I, producing the protein MLSPTLEQVKNLLTIYPTVPVFYEVLADHVTPIQVFMALRKAGTPSFMLESVENRDQWGRYSFIGVNPKKEVKINGTEIEIDGTKQTVENHIAYLIEMVNAYQSPVLVDKPKLTGGFIGYFGYDTIRFVEKKLVNVPEDDLNMPECHLCMYDEIVAFDHLTNRVIVIQNVHEEDDLETKYKGLEPRARKLIEQIDNFRMSRKERTDKKETKVISNITEEEYKSKVEKAKEYIRNGDIFQVVLSQRFEVESEADPFDVYRCLRTTNPSPYLYFFDFVDYQIAGASPEMLVSVTNGIVTTKPIAGTVPRGTTKKEDDILVRQLMHDPKEQAEHTMLVDLGRNDVGKVSRFGTVRVDNFMSVEKYSKVTHLVSDVQGELREDKTALDALMSILPAGTLSGAPKVRAMEIIDELEDKKRGLYGGTVGYLAFDGNIDTCIAIRTVLFKDGKGYVQAGAGIVADSEPEKEYEETKNKALAVINAIKEAAEL; encoded by the coding sequence ATGTTAAGTCCAACATTAGAACAGGTGAAAAATTTATTGACGATTTATCCGACAGTACCGGTGTTTTATGAGGTGCTGGCCGATCATGTGACACCGATTCAGGTTTTTATGGCACTTCGAAAGGCCGGTACCCCGTCCTTTATGCTGGAAAGTGTGGAAAACAGAGATCAGTGGGGAAGGTATTCATTTATCGGTGTGAATCCAAAAAAGGAAGTAAAGATAAACGGCACAGAAATAGAGATTGACGGAACAAAACAGACAGTGGAAAACCATATTGCATATTTAATCGAAATGGTCAATGCATACCAATCTCCGGTACTTGTTGATAAACCAAAGCTTACCGGAGGATTTATCGGATATTTCGGTTATGATACCATTCGGTTTGTGGAAAAGAAACTGGTCAATGTGCCCGAGGATGATCTGAACATGCCGGAATGCCATTTGTGCATGTATGATGAGATTGTCGCATTTGATCACCTGACAAACCGGGTGATCGTGATCCAGAATGTTCATGAGGAGGATGATCTGGAGACAAAGTATAAGGGTTTGGAACCAAGAGCAAGAAAATTGATCGAACAGATCGACAATTTCCGGATGTCCAGAAAAGAACGTACAGATAAAAAAGAGACAAAGGTAATTTCAAATATAACAGAAGAAGAGTACAAATCCAAGGTAGAAAAAGCAAAAGAATACATAAGAAACGGCGATATCTTTCAGGTTGTGCTCTCACAGCGGTTTGAGGTGGAAAGCGAGGCAGATCCGTTTGATGTTTACCGGTGTTTAAGAACAACAAATCCATCGCCGTACCTGTACTTTTTTGACTTCGTAGATTATCAGATTGCAGGTGCCTCTCCGGAGATGCTCGTAAGTGTCACCAATGGAATCGTGACGACGAAACCGATTGCGGGTACTGTGCCGAGAGGAACAACGAAAAAAGAGGATGATATTCTGGTCCGGCAGCTCATGCATGATCCCAAAGAACAGGCGGAGCACACGATGCTTGTGGATCTAGGGCGGAACGATGTGGGAAAAGTCAGCCGGTTCGGAACGGTACGTGTGGATAACTTTATGTCAGTAGAAAAATATTCGAAGGTGACCCATTTAGTCAGCGACGTACAGGGCGAGCTGAGAGAAGACAAAACTGCACTGGATGCCCTTATGAGCATACTTCCTGCCGGCACATTGTCCGGTGCCCCAAAAGTCAGAGCCATGGAGATCATTGACGAGTTAGAAGATAAAAAGCGAGGGCTATACGGCGGGACCGTGGGATATCTGGCATTTGACGGGAACATTGATACGTGTATCGCGATCCGTACGGTGCTTTTTAAAGATGGGAAAGGATATGTCCAGGCAGGAGCTGGAATTGTGGCTGATTCAGAACCGGAAAAAGAATACGAAGAGACTAAAAACAAAGCGCTGGCAGTCATCAATGCGATTAAGGAGGCGGCAGAATTATGA
- a CDS encoding tropomyosin, which translates to MVLSNEDFQQLAGLFDIKLSPITRQLGAIEGRLETVESRLDTVENRLDTVETHLGGIDERLNTVETHLGEIDERLNTVETHLVEIDERLNTVETHLVEIDERLNTVETHLVEIDERFNTVETHLVEMDERFNAVEEHLGEQDERFNTIEKHLGEVDEKFHIVDRRMDTMQNQITLLIRKTDKIEKDLSGTKGMVSKIGNTLDNEVLPKLGALHDGYLQNKDISFRLVTNMETESLEDIDTLKKIAEDHSERINKLERKCSV; encoded by the coding sequence ATGGTGTTATCGAATGAAGATTTTCAGCAGCTTGCGGGATTGTTTGATATAAAGCTGAGTCCGATCACCCGGCAGCTGGGGGCCATAGAAGGCAGACTCGAAACAGTGGAGAGCCGGTTGGATACAGTGGAGAACAGATTGGATACGGTAGAGACACATCTGGGAGGAATAGATGAAAGGCTTAACACGGTAGAGACACATCTGGGAGAAATAGATGAAAGGCTTAACACGGTAGAGACGCATCTGGTAGAAATAGATGAAAGACTTAATACGGTAGAGACGCATCTGGTAGAAATAGATGAAAGACTTAACACGGTAGAAACGCATCTGGTAGAAATAGATGAAAGGTTTAACACGGTAGAAACGCATCTGGTAGAAATGGATGAAAGATTCAATGCAGTAGAAGAGCATTTGGGCGAACAGGATGAAAGATTTAACACAATAGAGAAGCATTTAGGCGAAGTAGATGAGAAGTTTCATATTGTTGACAGGCGGATGGATACGATGCAGAATCAGATTACTTTGCTTATACGAAAGACAGACAAGATAGAAAAAGACCTGTCTGGAACTAAAGGTATGGTATCAAAAATTGGGAATACACTGGATAATGAAGTATTGCCAAAACTGGGAGCTTTACACGACGGATATTTGCAAAACAAAGATATTTCATTCCGCTTGGTCACAAATATGGAGACAGAATCTTTGGAGGATATCGATACTTTGAAAAAAATAGCAGAAGATCATTCTGAACGAATTAACAAATTAGAAAGAAAATGCTCTGTTTAA
- a CDS encoding NADP-dependent isocitrate dehydrogenase: MSKIEMTTPLVEMDGDEMTRILWKMIKDDLLSPFINLKTEYYDLGLEHRNATDDQVTFDAAEATKKYGVAVKCATITPNAARMDEYDLKEMWKSPNGTIRAILDGTVFRTPITVKGIEPTVRTWKKPITIARHAYGDVYKGVEIKVPGAGKAELVYTAEDGTQIKELIHDFDGAGILQGMHNTEGSIRSFAKSCFTYALDTKQDLWFATKDTISKKYDHTFKDIFQEIYDAEYKEKFETAGIEYFYTLIDDAVARVMKSEGGYIWACKNYDGDVMSDMVSSAFGSLAMMTSVLVSPDGYYEYEAAHGTVQRHYYKHLKGEETSTNSVATIFAWTGALRKRGELDSNEELVKFADRLERATIDTIEEGTMTKDLALITTLKNVKVANSGEFIKAIAEKL; this comes from the coding sequence ATGAGCAAGATAGAGATGACGACACCATTGGTTGAGATGGATGGGGACGAAATGACAAGAATTCTTTGGAAAATGATCAAAGACGACCTTTTGTCCCCTTTTATCAACCTGAAGACGGAATATTATGACCTTGGTCTGGAGCACAGAAATGCCACGGATGATCAGGTGACCTTTGATGCGGCAGAAGCAACCAAAAAATATGGTGTTGCTGTCAAATGTGCTACGATTACTCCGAATGCCGCAAGAATGGACGAGTATGACTTAAAAGAGATGTGGAAAAGCCCGAACGGTACGATCCGTGCTATTTTGGACGGAACAGTTTTCAGAACTCCGATCACCGTCAAAGGAATTGAACCGACAGTCCGCACATGGAAAAAGCCGATTACCATTGCAAGACATGCTTACGGTGATGTCTACAAAGGCGTCGAGATCAAAGTGCCTGGAGCGGGAAAAGCAGAATTGGTATACACGGCAGAAGACGGAACCCAGATAAAAGAGCTCATTCATGATTTTGACGGAGCAGGAATCCTTCAGGGCATGCATAACACAGAGGGTTCCATCCGGAGTTTTGCGAAGAGCTGTTTTACATACGCATTGGATACAAAACAGGATCTCTGGTTTGCCACAAAGGATACCATTTCAAAGAAATATGATCATACCTTCAAGGATATTTTCCAGGAGATTTATGATGCAGAATATAAAGAAAAGTTTGAGACAGCAGGCATCGAGTATTTTTATACATTAATCGATGATGCGGTTGCCCGTGTCATGAAGTCAGAGGGAGGCTATATCTGGGCCTGTAAAAATTATGACGGGGATGTAATGAGTGATATGGTATCTTCTGCATTCGGATCTCTCGCCATGATGACTTCTGTTTTAGTATCGCCGGATGGATATTATGAGTATGAAGCGGCGCACGGAACAGTACAGCGTCATTACTACAAGCACCTGAAAGGGGAAGAGACATCCACCAACTCTGTTGCAACCATTTTTGCATGGACAGGAGCTTTGAGAAAGCGCGGCGAATTAGATTCCAATGAAGAGCTGGTTAAATTCGCAGACAGGCTTGAGAGGGCGACGATTGATACGATAGAAGAGGGTACGATGACAAAAGATCTTGCATTGATTACTACGCTTAAGAACGTCAAAGTTGCAAACAGCGGGGAGTTTATTAAAGCAATCGCTGAGAAATTATAA
- a CDS encoding [FeFe] hydrogenase, group A: MVTLTIDQMKVTVPEGTTIMEAAASIHIDIPKLCYLKGINEISACRVCVVEMEGKDKLITSCNNVVEEGMVIYTNSPKVRLNRRKTVSMLLSQHDGQCITCSRSMNCSLQKIANDFNILENPFKKEFVHKEWDKTFPLIRDANKCIKCMRCVQICDKVQGLNVWDVSGTGARTTVDVSRNRDIRVADCSLCGQCITHCPVGALRERDDTSMLFSALEDENKIVVAQIAPAVRAAWAEQLGLSREEAPVEKIVTAFRRMGIDYVFDTTFSADLTIMEEGSEFVKRLQDGDLEEYPMFTSCCPGWVRFIKTQFPDMIGRLSTAKSPQQMFGAVMKTYFAKKLGVDPERIFTLSIMPCLAKKAEREMDLFYEEYAGHDIDCVLTTRELDRMLRAEHLNPQFLEKGEFDSPFETGTGAGVIFGATGGVMEAALRSAYFLVTGENPDADAFREIRGVKRQGWTEAEFDVAGNVIRVAVVSGLGNTRNLMEAIRRKEVKYEFVEVMACPGGCAGGGGQPIHDGQELAEERGSSLYFLDRDTEIRFSHDNPDIQNLYEEFFEKPLSHRAHQLLHTEHQV; encoded by the coding sequence ATGGTAACACTGACGATTGACCAAATGAAAGTAACGGTGCCTGAGGGCACGACAATTATGGAGGCGGCAGCTTCCATTCATATCGATATCCCAAAGCTCTGTTATTTAAAAGGCATTAATGAAATCAGTGCCTGCCGCGTCTGCGTTGTGGAGATGGAAGGCAAAGACAAACTGATCACATCCTGCAATAATGTAGTGGAAGAGGGCATGGTCATCTATACAAACAGTCCCAAGGTGCGGTTAAACCGGAGAAAAACGGTTTCGATGCTTTTGTCACAGCATGACGGGCAGTGCATCACCTGCAGCAGGAGCATGAACTGCAGCCTCCAGAAGATCGCAAATGATTTTAACATACTGGAGAACCCATTTAAAAAAGAATTTGTACATAAAGAATGGGATAAGACATTTCCTTTGATCAGGGATGCGAACAAGTGTATCAAATGTATGCGCTGCGTTCAGATCTGTGATAAGGTACAGGGGCTGAATGTATGGGATGTATCCGGCACCGGGGCAAGGACAACGGTGGATGTATCCAGGAACCGGGATATCCGGGTCGCGGACTGTTCTCTCTGCGGACAGTGCATCACACACTGCCCGGTCGGGGCGCTGAGGGAGAGGGACGACACTTCTATGCTGTTCAGCGCCCTGGAAGATGAAAACAAGATCGTGGTTGCTCAGATCGCACCGGCAGTCAGGGCTGCCTGGGCGGAGCAGCTTGGCCTTTCCAGAGAGGAAGCACCGGTTGAGAAGATTGTGACGGCATTTCGGAGAATGGGAATAGACTATGTATTCGATACGACATTTTCTGCCGATCTTACGATCATGGAAGAGGGAAGCGAGTTTGTCAAACGTCTGCAGGATGGGGATTTAGAAGAGTATCCTATGTTTACTTCATGCTGTCCCGGCTGGGTAAGATTTATAAAGACTCAGTTCCCGGACATGATTGGAAGGCTTTCCACAGCCAAGTCTCCGCAGCAGATGTTCGGAGCGGTCATGAAGACTTATTTTGCAAAGAAACTTGGAGTAGATCCGGAACGAATCTTTACACTGTCCATTATGCCGTGTCTGGCTAAGAAAGCGGAAAGGGAGATGGATTTATTTTATGAAGAATATGCAGGCCATGATATTGACTGCGTACTGACCACAAGAGAACTGGACCGAATGCTCCGCGCAGAACATTTAAATCCTCAGTTTTTGGAGAAAGGAGAATTTGATTCTCCGTTTGAAACAGGCACAGGTGCAGGCGTTATTTTTGGGGCAACCGGCGGTGTTATGGAAGCGGCTTTGAGGTCGGCTTATTTTCTTGTGACCGGGGAGAATCCGGATGCGGATGCTTTTCGTGAGATCCGTGGAGTCAAACGCCAGGGATGGACAGAAGCCGAGTTTGATGTGGCAGGAAATGTCATCCGTGTCGCCGTAGTAAGCGGTCTTGGCAACACAAGGAATCTGATGGAAGCCATACGCAGAAAAGAAGTGAAGTATGAGTTCGTCGAGGTTATGGCCTGTCCGGGAGGCTGCGCCGGAGGCGGAGGCCAGCCGATCCATGACGGGCAGGAACTGGCAGAAGAGAGAGGATCAAGCCTCTACTTCCTGGACCGGGATACAGAGATCCGTTTTTCACATGACAATCCGGACATACAAAACCTCTATGAAGAGTTCTTTGAGAAACCACTGTCTCACAGGGCACACCAGCTGCTACATACGGAACACCAGGTCTGA